A window from Pseudooceanicola algae encodes these proteins:
- a CDS encoding helix-turn-helix domain-containing protein yields MDDKWFKAQQKKVGVTADAIAGRLGKSRSNVSHIYNGRQKMTLEWAQAFSDALEVPIDEVLTRAGVVLQSQPPKESMPIQADTPTTARRTRPPGALSEENAHRLLVRSDQSELLALHQGNTTHRKATEVAGALGLNENSEMWEVNSYAVSMCGYMPGDIILADRGLSELCKPGDIVVADVANWGNKGKTTILRKYDPPALVPAAGPNLDQRIHIVDFVNVVIRAKVIASWRS; encoded by the coding sequence ATGGATGACAAATGGTTTAAAGCCCAACAAAAGAAGGTCGGCGTAACGGCCGATGCGATTGCCGGTCGCCTTGGAAAGTCGCGCTCAAATGTATCCCACATCTATAACGGGCGTCAGAAAATGACGCTGGAGTGGGCGCAAGCTTTCTCCGATGCCCTAGAAGTGCCGATCGACGAGGTGCTGACACGTGCAGGGGTGGTCCTGCAATCACAGCCCCCCAAGGAAAGCATGCCCATTCAGGCAGACACTCCCACCACTGCGCGTAGGACGCGACCACCTGGCGCTCTCAGCGAGGAGAACGCGCATCGCCTCTTGGTTCGCAGCGACCAGAGCGAACTTCTGGCGCTTCACCAGGGAAACACAACTCACAGGAAGGCCACAGAGGTAGCTGGCGCGCTTGGCCTCAACGAGAACTCTGAAATGTGGGAGGTCAACAGCTACGCGGTCTCAATGTGCGGCTATATGCCTGGCGACATCATCCTTGCAGATCGAGGCCTGTCCGAACTCTGCAAACCGGGAGACATTGTAGTCGCCGACGTCGCAAACTGGGGCAATAAGGGCAAGACCACGATACTGCGAAAGTATGATCCGCCCGCCCTCGTACCCGCAGCCGGACCCAATCTCGACCAGAGGATACATATCGTGGACTTTGTGAATGTGGTCATCAGAGCAAAGGTCATTGCGTCATGGCGAAGTTAG
- a CDS encoding PIN-like domain-containing protein, with translation MKVFFDNCTSPVLASTLNGYLCHYDHEALHIKDVQGLPAGRHSTDEDWIKFLSASPEAWIFISADRRILKNRGERAALRSAGLHGFILAKGFQKQTSAKNAGSLVQRWPDIENLVSLMSPPVIFEIPVSGKIKSLPF, from the coding sequence TTGAAGGTTTTCTTCGATAACTGCACCTCGCCGGTGCTGGCGTCTACTCTGAACGGGTATCTGTGCCACTACGATCATGAAGCCCTGCATATCAAGGATGTGCAAGGCCTGCCTGCCGGGCGGCACTCGACGGATGAAGACTGGATCAAGTTTCTGAGCGCGAGCCCTGAGGCCTGGATCTTCATTTCGGCAGATCGACGCATCCTAAAAAACAGAGGAGAACGCGCCGCGCTGCGTTCGGCCGGTCTTCACGGCTTTATCCTGGCAAAGGGCTTTCAGAAGCAGACGTCGGCAAAGAATGCCGGTTCCCTGGTTCAGCGCTGGCCGGATATCGAGAACTTAGTTTCCTTGATGTCACCGCCTGTGATCTTTGAAATTCCCGTTAGCGGAAAGATTAAATCCTTACCGTTTTAG
- a CDS encoding KAP family P-loop NTPase fold protein, with protein MSYYEMRLTLPTAKCEIYVDGFSGQDLLGRAETGKQLTALVDRLEDPVVIALDGPWGSGKSYFLQRWAGAHHNEFSGNSTVIYLDAFKNDYLDDPLIALTAAIADRFEKAEEAGRGRSWERAKRAAVSLSRPAFRIGLAMGTAGLSEVVGPALDAALKAAGEDIEQRAEDAFWAAEQSRRAAMEQFRGALDAITAGGEGEDEGSPIVIVVDELDRCRPDYALAMLEVAKHFFSVPRVHFVLGVNMNALQHIVRARYGVSVDAAEYLKRFVSIVLNLPESSDQYGRTVASYTYFEAVAARMEIPHSISKTLLGPHVKLLAKSGNLSLRDVERLLSHAVLVPDFESLIRYRSGYQVVVASCLILKALRPELYDAAIKNSIAIEQIDDFYGITAEMIGADQASRRSGKFSQDAMMINKCWSFIISGGESEKSDEKRELLSRMFDEFGDVHLPSFVRSIGESHFSNFRLIG; from the coding sequence GTGAGCTATTACGAAATGAGGCTGACACTACCAACTGCGAAGTGCGAAATTTATGTTGATGGCTTTTCCGGTCAAGATTTGTTGGGGCGCGCCGAGACAGGTAAACAGCTTACCGCTTTGGTGGATCGGCTGGAAGATCCAGTTGTCATCGCACTAGATGGCCCTTGGGGAAGTGGTAAATCATACTTCTTGCAGCGATGGGCAGGGGCGCATCATAATGAGTTCTCTGGCAATTCAACGGTCATATACCTGGACGCGTTCAAGAACGATTATCTGGATGATCCGCTCATCGCACTCACCGCTGCGATAGCTGATCGATTTGAGAAAGCTGAAGAGGCCGGCCGGGGCAGGTCTTGGGAAAGGGCCAAGCGAGCCGCTGTGTCGCTCTCGCGGCCAGCTTTTCGGATTGGCTTGGCCATGGGGACCGCAGGTTTAAGTGAAGTTGTTGGCCCCGCCCTTGATGCGGCTCTGAAAGCCGCCGGTGAAGACATCGAGCAGCGAGCGGAAGATGCTTTCTGGGCAGCCGAGCAGAGCCGCCGGGCGGCGATGGAGCAATTCAGAGGGGCCTTGGATGCCATAACCGCCGGTGGGGAGGGGGAAGATGAGGGGTCTCCAATTGTAATCGTTGTTGATGAACTGGATCGCTGCCGGCCTGATTATGCTCTTGCGATGCTGGAAGTAGCGAAGCATTTTTTTTCGGTGCCCCGAGTGCATTTTGTCTTGGGTGTCAACATGAACGCACTCCAGCACATTGTCAGGGCGCGTTATGGAGTGAGCGTTGATGCGGCGGAATACCTCAAGCGGTTCGTATCTATTGTCCTCAATCTCCCAGAAAGTTCTGATCAATATGGTCGCACTGTAGCTTCTTATACATACTTTGAAGCGGTTGCGGCTCGAATGGAGATACCCCATTCTATCTCTAAGACGCTTCTTGGTCCGCACGTGAAACTTTTGGCGAAATCCGGAAACTTATCGTTGAGAGATGTTGAGCGGCTTTTGTCGCATGCGGTTTTAGTGCCGGATTTTGAATCATTGATACGTTATCGTTCCGGCTACCAAGTGGTAGTGGCTTCATGCTTGATCTTAAAGGCGTTGCGGCCAGAATTGTACGATGCCGCAATTAAGAACAGTATTGCCATTGAACAGATCGACGATTTTTATGGCATCACAGCAGAAATGATTGGTGCGGATCAAGCCTCGAGACGCAGCGGCAAGTTTTCTCAAGATGCTATGATGATCAACAAGTGCTGGAGCTTTATTATATCCGGCGGAGAAAGCGAGAAAAGCGACGAGAAAAGGGAGCTGCTGTCAAGAATGTTTGATGAATTTGGTGATGTTCATTTACCGAGTTTTGTTCGGTCAATCGGGGAGAGCCACTTCTCGAATTTTAGATTAATCGGATGA
- a CDS encoding DUF7146 domain-containing protein has translation MSAAMRQTYSLDEIKHMLIARLEDVVARYAPPAHGSYRAHGKFFTLNPGRADRHVGSFCVTMQGASRGRWNDYAVGDVPGQGFGDVLDLIALSLGCSTTDAIREARGFLGLQTASAEDVARHRAAAERSRRLQAEAAAKEKAARANRAKAARAIWHSGQARLRDTPVDHYLRGRSIDLSRLGRQPGVLRYVPDCRYQHMDRESGEIIEGRHPAMVAAVTDRQGRTVACHRTYLGIGPDGWGKAAVPQAKKVLGDYAGAYVPLWKGMGPRGGKPPALHEAEPGQHVFIAEGIEDALSAVLLLDGLPRVIAAISLSNLGQVALPPTVSRVTLIADQDEGEQARAALDLAIAQHRRAGREVRLWRNEWGGKDLNDALRMLKAKEEGS, from the coding sequence ATGTCCGCAGCCATGCGCCAGACCTACTCCCTGGACGAGATCAAGCACATGCTGATCGCGCGGCTCGAGGACGTGGTGGCGCGCTATGCGCCGCCTGCCCATGGCAGCTACCGGGCGCATGGCAAGTTCTTCACCCTGAACCCCGGCCGGGCCGACCGTCACGTGGGCAGTTTCTGCGTGACGATGCAGGGGGCCAGCCGGGGGCGATGGAACGACTATGCCGTCGGCGATGTGCCGGGCCAGGGATTTGGCGACGTGCTGGACCTGATTGCGCTGTCGCTTGGCTGTTCCACCACCGATGCGATCCGTGAGGCGCGGGGTTTTCTGGGCTTGCAGACCGCCAGTGCCGAGGACGTGGCGCGGCATCGGGCGGCGGCAGAGAGATCCCGTCGCCTGCAGGCAGAGGCAGCTGCCAAGGAAAAGGCCGCACGGGCGAACCGTGCGAAGGCGGCGCGCGCGATCTGGCATTCCGGCCAGGCCCGCCTGCGCGACACGCCGGTGGACCACTACCTGCGCGGCCGCAGCATCGACCTGTCCCGCCTGGGGCGCCAGCCCGGCGTCCTGCGGTACGTACCGGACTGCCGGTATCAGCATATGGATCGGGAGAGCGGCGAGATCATCGAAGGGCGACATCCGGCGATGGTCGCGGCCGTCACCGATCGGCAGGGCCGGACCGTGGCTTGCCATCGCACCTACCTCGGCATCGGTCCCGATGGCTGGGGCAAGGCGGCAGTGCCGCAGGCCAAGAAGGTGCTGGGCGATTATGCCGGTGCCTATGTGCCGCTCTGGAAGGGCATGGGGCCACGCGGAGGGAAGCCGCCCGCACTGCACGAGGCAGAGCCGGGCCAGCACGTCTTCATCGCGGAAGGCATCGAGGATGCCCTGTCGGCCGTGCTGTTGCTGGACGGCTTGCCGCGGGTGATCGCGGCGATTTCGCTCTCCAACCTCGGCCAGGTCGCGCTGCCGCCAACCGTGTCCCGCGTCACGCTGATTGCGGACCAGGACGAGGGCGAGCAGGCCCGCGCTGCACTTGATCTGGCAATTGCCCAGCACCGCCGCGCCGGGCGCGAGGTGCGCCTATGGCGCAATGAGTGGGGCGGCAAGGATCTGAACGATGCGCTTCGGATGCTAAAGGCAAAGGAGGAAGGGTCATGA
- a CDS encoding HipA family kinase, protein MSEVRLASVLVGAEGFKDGNVNDTFRGPVLTDDGEERLAVIKDLNLIQLCNELIVFCLAREANLPIPDCYLGLVRPGVLPINKAPQLQDGSHLAFVSVDVKVPNMTYRWKGSDDSGKSALVSEIAKWNDLGQLYAFDSWVANVDRNTGNFLFGGDNEYWIIDHGHCFTGPSWQPENLDPDVEYLNKLGLWVTRFMTLEQKKKCAKAARQFGVEIDGFDASETSQNSRIADLLPLQYTEALKEFLEKRTARVSLDASKALGVPQMV, encoded by the coding sequence ATGTCTGAAGTTCGACTTGCCTCGGTTTTAGTTGGGGCTGAGGGATTTAAAGACGGCAATGTGAACGACACATTCCGCGGTCCGGTTCTCACCGATGACGGAGAAGAACGTCTAGCCGTCATAAAGGACCTCAATTTAATTCAACTCTGCAACGAATTGATCGTATTTTGTTTGGCTCGGGAAGCCAATTTGCCAATCCCAGACTGCTACCTTGGATTAGTTCGTCCGGGCGTCCTTCCGATCAATAAAGCGCCGCAGCTACAAGATGGCTCCCATTTGGCATTCGTGAGCGTCGATGTGAAAGTTCCGAATATGACCTACCGATGGAAAGGCTCTGATGACTCGGGCAAGAGCGCTCTGGTTTCTGAAATAGCCAAGTGGAACGACCTCGGTCAGCTGTACGCTTTTGACTCTTGGGTAGCCAATGTCGATAGGAATACCGGAAATTTTCTATTTGGCGGGGACAATGAGTATTGGATCATTGATCATGGGCACTGCTTTACAGGCCCTAGCTGGCAACCCGAAAATTTAGACCCGGATGTAGAATATTTGAACAAGTTGGGGTTGTGGGTGACGCGGTTCATGACCTTGGAGCAAAAGAAAAAATGCGCGAAGGCTGCTCGACAGTTTGGGGTCGAGATCGACGGCTTTGATGCCAGCGAGACCTCGCAAAACAGTCGCATTGCTGACCTGTTGCCGCTACAGTATACCGAAGCTCTGAAAGAATTTCTTGAGAAAAGAACGGCTAGAGTGTCGCTTGACGCAAGTAAGGCACTAGGCGTGCCGCAGATGGTATGA